Genomic DNA from Desulfuromonas versatilis:
CTTTGTCGCCATATTCTACCTGGAGGTTCCCTTCCCCATCATCATCCTGGGCGCTGCCCTCATCGGCTGGCTGGGGGGACGGCGACATCCGGAGATCTTTTCGCCGCCGGCCGCTGCAAAAAGTGAGGCCGGAGGGGAGCTTGAGGCTCCGCCCGTCCCCTGGCGACGCTCCCTGCGCCTGCTGGCCGTCTGGCTGCCCCTGTGGTTCGCCCCCTTGGCCCTGCTGGCCCTGCTTTTCGGTCCGGAGCATCTCTTCGTGACCCAGGGGGTCTTTTTCAGCAAGATGGCGGTTGTCACCTTCGGCGGGGCCTATGCCGTCCTTTCCTACGTTGCCCAGCGGGCGGTGGAGGATTACGGCTGGCTGGCGCCCGGGGAGATGCTCGACGGGCTCGGCATGGCCGAGACGACCCCGGGGCCGCTGATCCAGGTCGTCCAGTTCGTCGGTTTCATGGGCGCCTTCCGCCTGGTCGAAGACCTCCCGCCCCTGGCAGCGGGACTGATCGCCTCCGTCGTTGTCACCTGGGTCACCTTCGTGCCCTGCTTTCTGTGGATCTTTCTCGGCGCGCCGTACATCCAGCGCCTCCAGAACAACCAGGCCCTCAACACCGCCCTGTCGGCGGTGACCGCGGCCATCGTCGGCGTGATCCTCAACCTGGCGCTTTGGTTCTGCCTCAACACCCTCTTTGGCAACCTTGCGGAGAGTCACGTCTACGGCCTGCGCCTGCTGCTCCCCGCCTGGAACACCCTCGATCTGCCGGCTTTGCTCATCGCTGCCGTCGCCTTCCTGCTCCTTTTCCGCTTCCGCACCGGACTTATCCCCACCCTCGCCGGGAGCGCCGCAGCGGGGCTTCTCTACCGCATGCTTTTGCATGCTTGAGAGCGATGAAATCCCGCCTTTGTCCATGCGGCCGATCCTCGGGGCCGTGGTCGAGCCAAGGGTTTCGTCAAAAAAAAAACCGCCCGGCCGTTCTCAGAACAGGGAAGGAGACGGAATGACCCTGCCCCCGCACAGCATTCGACATCTCCGCCTGGTCAACTAGAATGAAATAATTCCAACATGGAAAGGAGAACGAACCATGAGATACCTGGTGACCGGAAAAGAAGGACCGGGCTTCGCATCCCCGGAGGAGGCTGCACAGGTCTTGGAGAGGACAATCCTTCCAAGCTTTGATGCGCTGATCAGGCTGGAGGAGCAGAAGAAGATTCTGGCCGGAGGCTTGCCGCTGGGAGATCGGGCTTTCGTGTTCATTGTCGAGGCCGCCTCCAACGAGGAGGTCGATCGCATGCTGCGAACCATCCCCATGTGGGGTGCCCTCAAGTGGTCGGTAACCCCACTGCAGAGCTTCGCTGGCCGAGCGGGTCAGGAAAGGGAGATTGTCGAGCAGATCAAGAAGAGCCTGCACTGAGCGCGGCTGGTTTTGCCGGCATACTGATGGGCCCTGCCCAAAGGAGAATGCCCCACCCATGATTCCCATAGGCCAGGCAAGCCTTCGGAATTGATGATTTTCCTCTTTGAGGGGTTGATTCAAGCCAAGGGAAACGGCGCGGGATTGACTCATCTGCTAGCAGGTGCTAGCATTCAGAAAAAGACGAAAATGGGAGAGAGTCATGACCCGACAGCTCAACTTAAGAGTGGATGATGAATTCGCCGAACGGCTGGAGAGGCTTTCGCGCAGAATGGGGCGGTCGATGGCGGCTGTACTCGAGGCGATTGGCAGTCCGGCGATTGAAGCGGCCGAGGCTGACATCCAATTCGAGGCGGAGGCGCTGGCAGCTTGGGAAGAATATGAGCTTACCGGAACTCATGTGCCGGCCGAAGAGGTGGATACCCTGTTCGACGCGGCCCTCGATCGTGCCAGGGCAGTCGCGGAGAAGCAAAGAGGATGACTCGCAGGGTGGTCGCTACGCCTCTGTTTGTTCGCCGCTTGAAGGATTTTCTCGATGAGTATGCGGAACTCGGGGCCATTCGCTTCGTTGAGCGCTTGCAGGCAAGTTACCGGACGATGGTGGAAAATATTTCCAACCACGAAGAGATCGCGCCCGCACGCAGAAGGTCGGTCGGGGGAAAGAAAATAACCGTCAGGGAATATGTGTTGGATGCCGGCGCCCGGGATTTTCTCGTTCTATATTGGGTGCCGCCTGAGCCCCTGGAGCCAGTGGTGCTTTTGAATATCAGAATTGGTGGCCAAAACCGGTTTCGTTGGAAAGAGGAGACCAACCAAGCCACCGATCCGGGATAGAAAGGATGATCTCCCTCAAGGTGCCGCCGGAAAGGGGTTGAACCTGCGAATACAGTAAGCGAAAAGGAGGACCGGTCAGCCGGTCCTCCTTTTTGTTTACCTGCCTTCTATAACCGCCCGATTTTCAGAGCCCGCCGAGCAGCCGGTGGAAGACCCCCGGAGCCACCATGAAGAGCATCAGCACGGCGCTGCCGAGGAGCATGCCGCCGAAGGCCCAGCGGGCGGCGGGGAGCGCCGGGCGCGCCGGGCGCGCCGGGGCCGTAGCGGGCCGGAACAGGCGGTAGACGATCCCCAGGTAGTAGACCACGCCGAGATAGCTGCCGGCGAAGGCCAGCACCGCCGGGACCAGGTGCCCGGAGGCGATCACCGACTTGAAGATGAAGAACTTGGCCAGAAAGCCGGGCAGCGGCGGGATCCCCGCCAGGGAGAGCACCGAAACCGCCAGCAGCAGGGCCGGCAGGGGCCGGGCGGCGAAGGCGCCGTCGAGGACTTCCAACTCGTCCGCCTCCCCCTGGGCGAGCAGGCCGAAGCAGGTGCAGGCGACGATGGTGGTGACGGCGTAGACCGCCACGTAGTAGAGCAGCGCCTCGACCCGTCCGCCGCCGGCATCGGCCAGGGCGAAGATCATGTAACCGCCGTGGGCGATGGAGGAATAGGCCAGCAGCCGCCGGAAGGCGCCCTGGCGGATGGCGGTGACGTTGCCGTAGAAGATGGAGAGGACCGCCAGGACGATGATGGCCCCATCCAACTCGCTGGGCAGGGGCGCCTCGCCGAGGATGCGCACCAGAGCCAGCACCACCGCCCCCTTGACGATGGAGGCGAGCAGCGCGGTGACCGGCAGCCTTGCTCCGGCGTAGGCGTCGGGGGCCCAGCCGTGGAAGGGGAAGACCGCCGCCTTGAGGAAGAAGCCGCTCAGCACCAGGGCGCAAGCGGCCAGGCCCAGCGGGCCGTCGGCCGTCGCGGCGACGAAATCGCCGATGGCCAGGGTGCCGCAGCTGCCGTAGCCCAGGGAGAGGCCGAAGAGGATCAGGCCGCTGGCCACCGCGGAGAGCAGCAGGTACTTGAAGGCCCCCTCGCTGGCGCTGGAGAGCCCGCAGCGGTGCACCATCAGGGCGAAGGCCGGCAGCGAAAGCAGTTCGATCCCCAGGAACAGAGAGATGAACCCGGCGCTGTCGAGCATGACCAGGGCGCCCAGCAGCGAGGCACCGAGCAGCAGCCGCGACTTGATGCCTGCGTCGCTGCTCAGGCAGCAGACCCCGTAGATGCAACCACAGCCGAGAATCACCAGGCGGCCGAGCAGGGCGAAGCGGTCGATGACGATCTCGCCGGGCACCGGCGCCGCGCCGTACCCCTGCGCAAGCTGCAGCAGCAGCACGGCGCAACCGGCCCCGGCGACCAGGGTAAAGAGCGGGCCGGCCAGGCGCGCGCCGCGGCCGAGGATTTCGCAGAGCATCAAGGTCACCAGCAGCGCCAGCAGCAGCTGTTCGGGCAGCAGGGCGTAGAAGAAATCAGCGGGCATGGGATTCTCCGTTGTCTTGCCGGGGGAAGGACATCCCCAGGATGGCGGCCAGCTGTTCCAGTCCCCCTTTGGCAAAGGGGGATTGAGGGGGATTTGCCTCGGCGGGGCGCAGCGAAATCCCCCCTGGCCCCCCTTTTTCAAAGGGGGGGACGGCGGCCCGGGCGGTCACCGCGGCCACGTCCGGCTGCACCCGGGCCATGAAGGGGGCCGGGGCGATGCCGATCGCGAGGATCAGCAGCAGCAGCGGGAGGAAGGCCAGCGCCTCGCGTCCACCCAGGTCGGGGAGGGCGCTCCCCTCGGGCGCCTGGCCGAACAACAGGGTGCGGGCGAAACGCAGCATGTAGCCGGCGCCCAGCACCATCCCCGAGCAGGCGAGGATCACCGCCGCCAGCGGCAACACGCCAAGCTCGGCTTTCCAGCCGGCCAGGGCCTGCTGGAAAGCGCCGAAGAGGATCATGAATTCCCCGGTGAAACCGCTGGTCAGGGGCAGGGCCACCGAGGTCAGCACGAAGAGCATCAGCACCACCGCCAGGCGCGGGGCGAGGGTGGCCAGGGCGGTGAGTTGCCGGTAGGCGGCGCCCCGCCGCTGCTCGAGCAGTCCCAGCGCCAGGAACAGTCCGGCGACCGCCAGGCCGTGGCTGAAGGTCTGGAGCAGGGCGCCGTGCAGGGCGCTCTGCTGAAAGCTGAAGATCCCCAGCACGATGTAGCCCATGTGACTGAGCGACGAGTAGGCCACCAGCAGCTTGAAATCCGCCTGGCGCAGCGCCAGCACCGCGCCGTAGAGGATGCTGAACACCGCCAGCGCGATCAGCCAGGGGGCCAGGGCCGCGGCCGCCTGGGGGCAGAGGGGGATGGCCAGCTTGAGCAGGGCGAAGGCCCCCATCTTGGAGAGGGCCCCGGCCATCAGCGCGGTGCCGGCCGGCGGCGCTTCGGCGTAGGTCAGCGGCAGCCAGGAATGGAAGGGAACCAGCGGGCATTTGATGGCGCAGGCCAGGACGATGGCGGCGAAGACGAAGAGCTGCGTCCCCCAGCCAAGCTGCAGGTCGAGCAGGGTTGCCAGCTCGAAGGACCAGCTGCCGGTCTGCTGCCAGCACTGCACCCCGAGCAGGATCACCGCCGCCAGCAGCAGCACCGAGCCGGCCAGGGTGTAGAGGAAAAAGGCCTGGGCGGCTTCGCGGCTTTTGGCCCCGCCGAAGACCAGGATCAGCACGAACATGGGGATCAGCACCGCCTCCCAGCAGACGAAGAAGAACATCAGGTTCTGCGAGAGAAAGGTCCCGAGCAGCCCGGCCTCGAGCAGCAGCAGCAGGGCCAGAAACAGCGGGCGGCGCGCCTCGGCGCTGGGCCAGGCGCAACCCAGCGCCACCGGGAAGAGCAACGCGGTCAGCAGCAGCAGATAGAGGTTGAGCCCGTCCACCGCCAGGTGCAGGTGGACGCCGAGTTCGGCGATCCAGGGGAGGTTGAGGTCGAAGGCGCCGCTGCGGGCGGCGGCGTAGCCGACGAAGATATGGGCTGCCAGGGCCAACACCGCGAGCATCGTCACTAGCGCAGCAGCGCGGGCCATCCCGGCAGAGCGGGCCCCCAGTACCGATACCAGCAGCGCCCCGGCCAGCGGCAGCAGGCAGATCAGCAGCAGCAGCGTCGCATCAAACATGGGCCACCCCCCACCAGAGAACCAGGGCCAGGCCGACGAAGACATAGAAGACGTAGGCCTTGACGTTGCCCGACTGCAGCCGGGAGAAGAGCCGCGAGGCGCCCCTCACCCCGCCGGCGGGCTTGTTGAGAATGCTCTCGTTCAAGGGGATCTCCACCCGTCGGGCGAGCAACCCCTCGGAGAACCAATCGAGGCAGCGCACCACCACCTGCTGGTAGAGAGCGTCGAAGAAGTAGCCGCGGCTCACCAGGGTATAGGCGTAGCCGGCCCGCTGCCGGGTCCGCAGCGCCCATTCGGGGCGGCGCAGGAAGAACAGCCAGGCGAGCAGGATGCCGCCGAGGGCGACGGCCACCGAGACCAGCATCAGCAGCAACTCCAGGTGGTGGTCGGCGAGCGCCCCCTCCCCTGCCCCGCCGAGCACCGGGGCGAGAAAGTCGTAGAACGGGGCCGAGACCCCCAGCCACTGCCGCCAGAGCCCGGGCAGACCGATCAGCCCCGCCGCCAGCGAGGCGCCGGCGAGCAGCACCAGGACGACGGCCATGGCCGGCGGCGCCTCGTGAATCTTCTTGAGCTGCTGCTCTGCCAGGTTGCAGGGCCCGAAAAAGGTCAGGAAGATGGCGCGAAACATATAGAAGGCGGTCAGGCCGGCGGTCAGCGCCCCCACCAGCCACAGGGCCGGAGAACCGCCGGGGGCGGCCCAGGCGTTCCAGAGGATCTCGTCCTTGGAGAAGAACCCGGCCAGCGGCGGCACGCCGCACAGCGCCAGGCTCGCCACCAAAAAGGTGGCGAAGGTCAGGGGGATCTTCCTCGCCAGGGCCCCCATGCGGCGCATATCCTCCTCGCCGTGCAGGGCGTGGATCACCGAGCCTGCGCCGAGGAACAGGCAGGCCTTGAAAAAGGCGTGAGTGGTCAGGTGGAAAAAGGCCACGTTGAAGGCCCCCAGGCCGCAGGCCATGAACATATAGCCGATCTGGCTCATGGTCGAGTAGGCCAGCACCTTTTTCAGGTTGAACTGGGTCAGCCCCATGCTGGCGCCGATCAGGGCGGTCGCCGCCCCGCCCCAGGCGACCAGGGTCATGACTTCGGGAGCCTGCAGGAAGACGCCGGAGAGCCGCGCGAGCAGGTAGACCCCGGCGGTGACCATGGTGGCGGCGTGAATCAGGGCCGAGACCGGGGTCGGGCCGGCCATGGCGTCGGGGAGCCAGACGTGCAGCGGCAGCTGCGCCGACTTGCCGCAGGCGCCGATCAGCAGCAGCAGGGCGATGAGGTTGGTCATCCCCGGGGTCGGCGCGCCGGCGGCGAAGGTGGCGGCGATCCCCTGGAAGTCGAGGGTGCCGCAATGGAAAAAGAGCAGGAACGCCGCGAGGATGAAGGCGGTGTCGCCGACCCGGTTGACGACGAAGGCCTTGATCCCGGCAGCGGTCTTCTCGGGGTCCTTAAACCAAAAGCCGATCAGCAGGTAGGAGGCGATCCCCACCCCCTCCCAGCCGGCGAACAGCACCAGCAGGTTCTTGCCGAGCACCAGCAGCAGCATGAAGAACAGAAACAGGTTGAGGTAGGCGAAGTAGCGGGCGAAGCTCTCGTCCTCGGCCATGTAAGCCACCGAGTAGAGGTGGATCAGCGTCCCCACTCCGGTCACCAGCAGGCACATGACCGCGGCCATCGGGTCGAACCAGAGGGCCGCGTCGACCTGGAACCCCTCCAGGGCCGCCCAGGCGAACAGGGTGACCTCGACGGGCGCGCCGCCGTCAGCCAGCCATCGGAACAGGCCAAAGCTCAGGGCGAAGGCCGCCGCCGGCAGGGCACAGGCGATCAGGGCGACCAGTCTGCGGGGGAGCCGGGCACCGAACAGGCCGTTGACCAGAAAGCCCAGCAGCGGCAGCAGCGGGATGAGCGTCAATTGGTTCATGGGCTACCCTTTCAGGCCCTGGTGGGCACCCAGGTCGAGGGACCCGTGGCGCTTGACCAGCAGCACGACGATGGCCATGGCCAGGGCGATCTCGCAGGAGGCGGCCACGTAGATGAAAAAGGTCATGGCGACCCCGGGCAGGCTCTGGCCGCGCACCGCAAAGGTTACGAAGCTCAGCACCACGGCGTTGAGCATGATCTCCAGGCACATCATGACCACCAGCAGGTTGCGGCGGATCACCACCCCGAGCAGCCCCAGGGAGAAGAGCAGCGCCGCCAGGGCGACGAGAAACTGGTACCTATCCATCGCGTCCCTCCTTGAGCGCCGTCCAGGCGGCGAGAATCCCCACCAGCAGCAGCACGGTGGCCAGTTCGAAGTGGAACCAGTAGTGTTTCATGAACGCCAGGGAGAAGCTGGCGAAGGTGAAGGGATCGGCCACCGCCGCGCCCTGCGGGACCGCGGGGAGGGTGCCGAGCAGCTTCCAGAAGGCCGCCGCCACCAGGGCCGCCGTCGCCAGCGCCGGAGCCGCCAGCCGGGAATAAGGGTGGCGGAAAGAGCTGTCGCGCTCGTCGAGCAGCATGATGGTATAGACCATGAAGACCATCACCGCGCCGACGTAGATCAACACCTGGAACACCGCCACCACGTGGGCCCCGAGACAGGCGTAGATGGCCGCCAGGCTGATCATCAGGCTGACCAGGGCCAGCGCCGCGCGCATCGGCTGGCGCAGCAGGATCACCAGCACCGCAAAGAGCACCGCCAGCAGGCTGAAAAAACCGATCAGGATGCCGCTCACGGGTGCACCTCCTCGCGCCCCGCCGCCGGGGCGGGATATTTTTTCGCCGGGTCGCCCGCCGGCTGCCAGCCAAGCAGCAGGTCCTGGGTGGCCCACATATTTTCCCGGTCGAAGCCGGGGAAGTCGGGGACCTCCTTGGCCATGCGGATGGCGTCCTCGGGGCAGGCCTCGACGCAGAAGCCGCAGAAGATGCAGCGCGAGTAGTCGATCTCGAAGCGTTCGGGGGCCTTGGGGTGGGTCGGGTGCTCGAGGTCGGCCCTGGAGAGGATCTCGATGGCGTAGGCCGGGCAGATGGTCGCGCACATGTTGCAGGAGACGCACTGCACCTCGCCCCCATCGCGCCGGGTCAGCACGTGGCGGCCGCGGTTGACCGGGGAGTAGTCGGCGCGGGTCTCCTCGGGGTAGTAGGCGGTCAGCGCCCCCTTGCGGAAGGTCAGCCACTTCCACAGGTTGCCGAAAAAGACCCCGCCGGTGATGCTGAGGCCGCGCACCACCTCGGGGAGGTAGAGGCGCTCCCAGAGGCCGAGGGTCGGTTTGTTCCAGTAGTCCTTCTTCATCCTAACCTCTCAGAACCAGCCAGCGCACCACCACCGTCGCCACCAGGTTCAGCGCCGCCAGCGGCATCAGGAACTTCCAGCCGAAATCCATCAGCTGATCGTAACGGAAACGCGGCAGCGACCAGCGGATCTGGATCATGAAGCAGCCGGCGAGAAAAATCTTCACCACGAAGGTGACCACCTGCAGCAGCACCACCGCCAGGTGGGGCAGCTGCCAGCTCACCCCGAAGGGGAAGACGAAGCCGCCGTCGCCCAGGTACGGCAGGTTGTAGCCGCCGAGAAACAGGGTCACCAGCAGCGCCGAGGCGACCACGATCTCGATGAACTCGCTGAGCATGAACAGCCCCATCTTCATGGCGCCGTACTCGGTGAAATAGCCCGAGACCAGCTCCGACTCGCACTCGGGCAGGTCGAAGGGGACCCGCTTGTTCTCGGCGATGGCCGCGGTGAGAAACAGCACGAAGGCTAGCGGCTGCAGGCAGATGCCCCAGGCCGGCAGGGCGCCGAAGAGCAGCTGCGACTGCCCCCGCACCATGGCCCCCAGGTCGAGGGTGCCGTAGCTGACCACCAGACTCAGCAGCGCCAGCCCCATGGTCACCTCGTAGGAGATCATCTGCGAGGCGGCGCGGGCCGAGCCGAGCAGGGAGAACTTGTTGTTCGACGACCAGCCGGCGAGCATGGTGCCGAGGATGCCGATCCCCGAGATGGCGAGCACCACCAGGATGCCGGCGTCGAGGTGGGCCACCTGCATGCTGTAGCTGCGCGCGCCGAAGAACTCGCGTAGCGCCGCGCCCAGCGCCGGGAAGAGCGGATCGAGCAGCTCCCCGGGGATCAGGGTGCCGCCGAAGGGGACCACGGCGAAGACCAGCAGCACCGGGACCGCCGCCAGCCAGGGGGCGAGGTTGTAGCAGAAGCGGTCGTAGGTGTTGGGGGTGAAGTCCTCCTTGAGCAGCATCTTGGCGCCGTCGGCCAGGCCGTGGAACAGCCCCCAGGCCACCAGCTTGATGTTGGTGAAGGGGATGCGGAGGTAGGCGCGGTTGGCGCCGATGCGGTCGGCCATGATCGCCGACTGCTTGCGCTCCACCCAGGTGAACAGGGTCGCCATCCCCAGCATCAGGCCGATGGCGAACCCCATGTAGAGCAGGTAGATGACCAGGTCCTGGATCATGCGCCGAGCCTCCCGAAGATGTCGCCGGCGTGCTGCGCCGACGCGGGCTTGTCGAAGACCTTCTCGAAGCGGTTGACGATCCCGTCGCAGTTGGTGTAGCTGCCGTCGCGCTCGAAGGGGGTGGAGAGGGGAATGAACAGCTCGGCCTCGGCCTCGCGCCCCGAAGCGAAGGCCGCGAGGTGAATCACCCGGGGATCGCCATAGGGGGCGTAGTCGACGCACTCGCCCCAGACCAGCACCAGGTCGTGGCCGGCGTCGGCCGTCCAGGGGCGCTCGCCGAACAGCTCGGCCACGCCGCGGCTGTTGGGGTTTTTGTCGGCCCGGATCAGCCAGCCGTCCTCCAGCACCTCCCCGAGCGCCGGCTGGCAGTCGCGCCGGGTATAGACGCTCAGCCGCTCGCCGAAAGCCGCCTGGAAGGCCGCCAGCTCTTCGTTGGAGGCCTGGGCGGAAACCAGCGCGGCGGGCTTTTTCGCCTCGCTCAGCAGCTGCCGCCCCAGGGCCAGCGCCTCCTCGACGGCGACCTCGCGGCCACGGACCTGCGGGCTCGACAGCCGCGGCCGGGCCATGGCCTTGTGCAGATCGTAGCCCTTGTTGCAGAGGAAGCGGCCGTTGATCTCGGGGTTCTCGAAAGGGGTGATGCGGTAGGCGCTGTGGTTGAGGCCCTGGTCGAGGGAGCGCACCTGCCAGTGGCGGTTGCGGCGCCAGACGTTGACGCTGCAGCAGCGGGCGCAGCCGCTGCAGACCGAGCGCACCGCCTCCAGGTACCAGACCCGGCTCTTGTAGAGAAAGTCGCGGGAGAGCAGCGCCCCTACCGGGCAGAGCCCGACGATGTTGTCGCCGTAAGGGTCGTCGAAGGGCTGCTGTTCCAGGGTCTGCACCCGGGCGTGGTTGCCGCGCTCGGCGATGCCGAGCTGGTTCGAACCGGAGAGCTCCTGGGTGAAGCGCACGCAGCGGCTGCAGAGGATGCAGCGCTCGCTGTCGAGCAGGATGCGTTCGCCCAGCTCGTAGAACTTGGGCTTGCAGCTGCGCGGCTCCTCGGCGAGGGGTTCGGCCTCGCCGAAGCGGACCTGGTAGTCCTGCAGCCGGCACTCGCCCGCCTTGTCGCAGATGCCGCACTCCCCCGGGTGGTTGATGGCGATGAACTGCAGCACCGCCGCGCGCGCCGCGCGCACCTCCTCGGTGTCGGTCTCCACCACCATCCCCGGAGCCACCGCCTGGTTGCAGGAGGGGACCAGCTTGGGTCGGCCGTCCACCTTGACCAGGCAGATACGGCAATTGCCGGCCACGGAGAGGCAGGGGTGGTAGCAGAAGTGGGGAATCTCGATGCCGCTGCGCAGCGCGGCCTGCAGGACCGTCTCCCCTTCCTGCGCCGCGATGGTCTGGTTGTCGATCTTCAGTTCGATCATGGGTCCTTCAATCGGGAAAATACTTGAAAATTCTTAAAAATACTTTCTCACCACGAAGGGCACGAAGAACACGAAGAGAACCAAAAACCGAATTTTTTCCTTCGTGTCCTTCGTGTTCTTCGTGGTGAAGCCGGATTTTGCGGTTTCAAACCTCCAACCGCCCCCCGAACATGGAGCGGCCGGTGTCGACGAAATACGCGAATTCGTCGCGGAACTTCTTCAGGAAGCTGACCACCGGCATGGAGGCGGCGTCGCCCAGGGCGCACACCGTGTTCCCCATGATCCCCTTGGTCGCCTGTTCGAGGCGCTCCAGGTCTCCCTGGTGGCCCCTGCCCGCGGCGATGCGGGCGATGATCTTGTCCATCAGCGCCGAGCCCTCGCGGCAGGGGGTGCACTGGCCGCAGGACTCGTGACGGTAGAAGCGGGTCAAGACCTGCAGCAGGCGCACCATGCAGGTCCCCTCGGCGATGACGATGATCCCCCCCGAGCCGAGCATGCTGCCGGCCTGCTGCACCGATTCGGCGTCGAGGGTGACGGCGTCGATCTCCTCGGTGCGCAGGATCGGGGTGGAGGAGCCGCCGGGGATCACCGCCTTGAGCGCCTTGCCGCCGCGGATGCCGCCGGCGTCGCCGAAGATCATCCTGCTCAGCGGGTAGCCCGTCGCCCGCTCGTAGAGCCCGGGCTTGTTGACGTGACCGGAGATGCCGAACAGGCGCGTGCCGCTGTTCTTCTCGGTGCCGATGGCGGCGTAGGCGGCGCCGCCGTGGGCGACGATCCAGGGGACGGTGGCCAGTGTCTCGACGTTGTTGATCACCGTGGGCGCCTGGTAGAGGCCCTTGACCGCCGGGAAGGGGGGTTTGTTGCGGGGATAGGCCTTGAACCCCTCGAGGGAGGTGAGCAGGCTCGACTCCTCGCCGCAGACGTAGGCGCCGGCGCCGCGGTGGACGATGATGTCGCAGGAGAAGTCGCTGCCGAGGATCTTCTCGCCGACCAGCCCGGCCGCCCGGGCCTCTTCGAGCGCCTCGCGCAGCCGGCGCAGCGGCAGGTCGAACTCGCCGCGGATGTAGATGAAGGCGTGGCGTACCCGCAGGGCGTAGGCGGCCAGCAGCATCCCCTCGATGAGCTGGTGGGAGGCGTGCTCGAAGATCCAGCGGTCCTTGAAGGTCCCCGGCTCCCCCTCGTCGGCGTTGCAGCAGAGGTAGACGGTGGGGCTCTGCTTGTCGACGAAGGACCACTTCATCCCCGTGGGGAAGCCCGCCCCGCCGCGGCCGCGCAGCCCCGAGGCCTTGACCTCGGCCTCGATGTCCGCCGGTTGCAGCCCGCCCAGGGCCTTTTCCAGGGCCCGGTAGCCGCCCCTGGCGCGGTAGGCGGCCAGGGTGTGGGAGTCGGCCGTCACGGGGAAGTTGAAGAAAATGCGCGGTTCGCTCATGACAGCTCCTGCAGGATCCGGTCGACCTCGGCCAGGGTCAGCCGCTCGTGGTAGGTATCGCCCACCTGCATGACCGGCGCGGTGCCGCAGGAGGCCAGGCATTCCACCTCGAGCAGGGTGAAGCGGCCGTCGGCGGTGGTCTGCCCGGCCTTGATCCCCAGCTTCTTCTCGAGGTGGCCCAGCAGCCGCTCGGCGCCGCTCAGCGAGCAGGCGATGTTGCGGCAGACCTTGACCACATGCTTGCCCACCGGCGCGCGGTAGAGCATGGAGTACCAGCTGAGCGCCTCCTTGACCTGCATGGCCGGCACCCCGAGGTATTCGGCGATGAACAGGGCGTCGCCTTCGCTCAGGTGCCCCTTCTCCTCCTGCATCAGCTGCAGCAGCGGCAGCACCAGCGAGGAGCTCATCTGCGGCGGATAGGTGCGGCGCAGGCGGTCGAATTTTTCGATCATGCAGTTCATCGGTCGCACTCCCCGCCGATCATGTTCATCGAGCCGAAGGTGGCGATGATGTCGGCCAGTTGATACCCTTCGAGCAGCGTGTGCATCCCCCCCATGTGGGCGAAGCTCGGCGAGCGCACGTGCAGCCGGTGGGGACGTCCGCCGCCGTCGCTGACCAGGTAGAAGCCGAGCTCGCCGTTGGGCGCCTCGTGGGCGCGGTAGACCTCGCCGGCGGGAACCTGGATGCCGTCGATGACCAGCTTGAAGTGGTTGATCACCGCCTGGGTGCGGGTGTAGACGTGGGCCTTTTCAGGAAAACTCACCCGCGGATCGGCGACGCTGACCGGGCCGCCGGGCAGGCGCTTGACACACTGACGGATCATCGAGACCGACTCGTCCATCTCGCGCATGCGCACGTAGTAGCGGTCGTAGTTGTCCCCCTGGATGCCGACGGGGACTTCGAAGTCCAGTTCGCCGTAGGCCAGGTAGGGGCTGTCCTTGCGCAGGTCGACGGGCAGCCCGGTGGAGCGCAGGATCGGCCCGGTGTAGCCCCAGTTCAGGGCGTGCTCGGGGGTCATGGCGCCCACGCCCCGGGTGCGGTCGATGAAGATTCGGTTGCGGTCGAGCAGACCGTGGATGCGCTCGATGTAGCGCTCGTAGAGCTGCAGGATCTCCTCGAGCCGCTCCAGCCACCCCTCGGGCAGATCGCGGGCCAGCCCGCCGATGCGCACGTAGGAGTAGGTCAGGCGCGCCCCGGTGAGGTGGTTGAGATGCTCGAAGATG
This window encodes:
- a CDS encoding complex I subunit 4 family protein, translated to MFDATLLLLICLLPLAGALLVSVLGARSAGMARAAALVTMLAVLALAAHIFVGYAAARSGAFDLNLPWIAELGVHLHLAVDGLNLYLLLLTALLFPVALGCAWPSAEARRPLFLALLLLLEAGLLGTFLSQNLMFFFVCWEAVLIPMFVLILVFGGAKSREAAQAFFLYTLAGSVLLLAAVILLGVQCWQQTGSWSFELATLLDLQLGWGTQLFVFAAIVLACAIKCPLVPFHSWLPLTYAEAPPAGTALMAGALSKMGAFALLKLAIPLCPQAAAALAPWLIALAVFSILYGAVLALRQADFKLLVAYSSLSHMGYIVLGIFSFQQSALHGALLQTFSHGLAVAGLFLALGLLEQRRGAAYRQLTALATLAPRLAVVLMLFVLTSVALPLTSGFTGEFMILFGAFQQALAGWKAELGVLPLAAVILACSGMVLGAGYMLRFARTLLFGQAPEGSALPDLGGREALAFLPLLLLILAIGIAPAPFMARVQPDVAAVTARAAVPPFEKGGPGGISLRPAEANPPQSPFAKGGLEQLAAILGMSFPRQDNGESHAR
- a CDS encoding ribbon-helix-helix protein, CopG family, with product MTRQLNLRVDDEFAERLERLSRRMGRSMAAVLEAIGSPAIEAAEADIQFEAEALAAWEEYELTGTHVPAEEVDTLFDAALDRARAVAEKQRG
- the chrA gene encoding chromate efflux transporter, producing MKPTDPVGAPPPAPSFREALRIWIKVALLSFGGPAGQIAVMHRLVVEEKQWIGERRFLVALNYAMVLPGPEAQQLATYLGWLLHGTRGGLAAGTLFVLPGFLAILALSILYAYFRDLAVVEALFYGLKPAVMAVVVAALVRIGKKALRNGVLVLLAAAAFVAIFYLEVPFPIIILGAALIGWLGGRRHPEIFSPPAAAKSEAGGELEAPPVPWRRSLRLLAVWLPLWFAPLALLALLFGPEHLFVTQGVFFSKMAVVTFGGAYAVLSYVAQRAVEDYGWLAPGEMLDGLGMAETTPGPLIQVVQFVGFMGAFRLVEDLPPLAAGLIASVVVTWVTFVPCFLWIFLGAPYIQRLQNNQALNTALSAVTAAIVGVILNLALWFCLNTLFGNLAESHVYGLRLLLPAWNTLDLPALLIAAVAFLLLFRFRTGLIPTLAGSAAAGLLYRMLLHA
- a CDS encoding muconolactone Delta-isomerase family protein, with product MERTILPSFDALIRLEEQKKILAGGLPLGDRAFVFIVEAASNEEVDRMLRTIPMWGALKWSVTPLQSFAGRAGQEREIVEQIKKSLH
- a CDS encoding NADH-quinone oxidoreductase subunit N; the encoded protein is MPADFFYALLPEQLLLALLVTLMLCEILGRGARLAGPLFTLVAGAGCAVLLLQLAQGYGAAPVPGEIVIDRFALLGRLVILGCGCIYGVCCLSSDAGIKSRLLLGASLLGALVMLDSAGFISLFLGIELLSLPAFALMVHRCGLSSASEGAFKYLLLSAVASGLILFGLSLGYGSCGTLAIGDFVAATADGPLGLAACALVLSGFFLKAAVFPFHGWAPDAYAGARLPVTALLASIVKGAVVLALVRILGEAPLPSELDGAIIVLAVLSIFYGNVTAIRQGAFRRLLAYSSIAHGGYMIFALADAGGGRVEALLYYVAVYAVTTIVACTCFGLLAQGEADELEVLDGAFAARPLPALLLAVSVLSLAGIPPLPGFLAKFFIFKSVIASGHLVPAVLAFAGSYLGVVYYLGIVYRLFRPATAPARPARPALPAARWAFGGMLLGSAVLMLFMVAPGVFHRLLGGL